GCTGTTGTGCGGCGTCTGCATGGCGCAGGAAGCGCGCTGACATTGACACTTATTGCCACTATGCTGGTGGCAGTTCCCGGAGTACTTGAACCCATAATTCAGCGCTGGTTCGTGAACGAATTTGGTGTCGAGCTGATTCCAGTCTTTTTCCCTGTTGTCTTGTTGATTCTATGCGCGGCAACTATAGGGGTGCTGACGGCGATTCAGCGTGAGCACCTCAAGCGTGTTGAGATTCATTTGGGAACGAGCAGCGCGACTCACTTCATGAAAGAGTTGTTGCGGCGCCCAGTGGTTTTCTTCCAACAGCGGCATTCAGCCGATCTCTCTGGGCGAGTCAATACCAATTTTCGGGTCAGCTCATCTATCACAAATAATGTCGTCATGACATTGGCCAGTACGACGCTCATTGTCGTCTATGGAGTCGCTCTCATCATACTCGATCCCTTACTCGCCGCCCTCGTTATGCTCGTATCGGCTTTCAATGTGATCGCTTTACGTAAGGTTCTCCGCGAACAGCGCGATGCTGCCAGTTCACTTCAGGCCAAGGATGCTGGTCTAGCAACTTCTACCATGCAAACTTTATCGACCATCGCATCGATCAAGGGGAACGGGATCGAGCAGATGGCTTTCGCCAAGTGGAGTGGTTATTGTGCTAAGGCGATCTCAGAAGGGCAGCGTCTTGGCCGAGGCCAGTCGCTGATCACCGTTTTGCCTGCTGCGCTGGCGGGCATGAATACTGCTCTGGTACTGGTCGTCGGCGGGCTCCGGGTAGCGAGTGGCATGTCCGGTGCAGGCCTGCTCGTTGCTTTCCAAGCTTTGCTCGCCTCCTTCACTCAACCCCTCGTTCAGCTGGTCACCCAGGCGAGCCAACTGCAGACCACTCAGGCGGACTTGGCCCGGTTGGAGGATGTTCTCAACTATGAGGGCATCCCTGCGGAGAACCAGACCCATACTTTCGCAGAGGTTCTCACAGGCAGGATGGATTTTGACCATGTGTCGTTCTCATTCGATGGTGAGACGAAATTCCTCTCTGACCTCAGTTTCTCTGTGAGACCGGGAATGTGCGTTGCGCTCGTCGGGGCATCAGGCTCTGGGAAGTCGACGGTGGGGCAGCTTGCGGCAGGGCTGCTGCAGCCGACATCCGGCCGGATTCTGCTGGATGGGCGTCCTCGTGACGATCACTCTCGGCAATCCATCTGCGCGGCTGTTTCCTATGTCGATCAGAATGTGAGTTTGTTTGAGGGCACCGTGAAAGACAATGTTACCTTGTGGGATGAAACCATCCCTGAACGGTCCGTAATCCAAGCCCTCGAAGACTCCGAAATTCTTACTGAGGTGATCCAAAGGGCCGGAGGTCTCAACGCATTCGTCGCGCAGGACGGCCGAAATTTCTCCGGTGGGCAGTGTCAACGTATCGAGCTAGCACGTGCGTTGGCGAACGAGCCTGCACTGTTGATCCTAGACGAGGCTACGAGTGCTACCGATACAGTGACCGAGCGAAGAATTATTGCCAATCTCCGTCGCCGGGGATGCGCAATGCTGGTGATCGCTCATCGTCTGTCTACAGTTCGTGATGCCGATCTCATCCTTGTATTTGACGATGGCAGACTTGTTGAGCAGGGAACCCATGAAGCCCTAGTCGCCCGTAATGGTACCTATGCCGGTCTCCGGTCCGGTAAATCCGACAAAACAAAGGTCGCATGATGACCGTAGATGACAGAAATATTCTACCCACAACGGTTTTTGTTAAAAATGCTCCCCGGAGGGCATTCATACCAGAGCAGGTGGATTGGGGTTCGGCGGGATCGTTTTATCCACT
The sequence above is drawn from the Arachnia rubra genome and encodes:
- a CDS encoding ATP-binding cassette domain-containing protein — protein: METVECGAASLGILLRSRGRVEPLERLRIACNVTRDGANAAAIVTAAESYGLVGGGKVMDIEDLSAIDHPVIIHWAFQHFMVLEGFRRTRRGIVVHVNDPANGHRVMPLDEFDGGFTGVVLDLTPGPNFSKGGKEVSIFTAVVRRLHGAGSALTLTLIATMLVAVPGVLEPIIQRWFVNEFGVELIPVFFPVVLLILCAATIGVLTAIQREHLKRVEIHLGTSSATHFMKELLRRPVVFFQQRHSADLSGRVNTNFRVSSSITNNVVMTLASTTLIVVYGVALIILDPLLAALVMLVSAFNVIALRKVLREQRDAASSLQAKDAGLATSTMQTLSTIASIKGNGIEQMAFAKWSGYCAKAISEGQRLGRGQSLITVLPAALAGMNTALVLVVGGLRVASGMSGAGLLVAFQALLASFTQPLVQLVTQASQLQTTQADLARLEDVLNYEGIPAENQTHTFAEVLTGRMDFDHVSFSFDGETKFLSDLSFSVRPGMCVALVGASGSGKSTVGQLAAGLLQPTSGRILLDGRPRDDHSRQSICAAVSYVDQNVSLFEGTVKDNVTLWDETIPERSVIQALEDSEILTEVIQRAGGLNAFVAQDGRNFSGGQCQRIELARALANEPALLILDEATSATDTVTERRIIANLRRRGCAMLVIAHRLSTVRDADLILVFDDGRLVEQGTHEALVARNGTYAGLRSGKSDKTKVA